A part of Streptomyces sp. NBC_01451 genomic DNA contains:
- a CDS encoding FMN reductase, with amino-acid sequence MKLVVVSAGLSVPSSTRLLADRLAAAVDRKADAAVDIQVVELRELAVEIAHNLTNGFPGRKLADALDAVTRADGLIAVTPVFSASYSGLFKSFFDVLEKDALAGKPVLVAATGGSARHSLVLEHALRPLFAYLRAVVVPTAVYAASEDWGAEGLAARVERAAGELTALMSGLSAQRPRVPKPSAGGFEVVPFAQQLDALRG; translated from the coding sequence ATGAAGCTCGTCGTTGTCTCGGCGGGGCTGAGCGTTCCGTCGTCCACCCGGCTGCTGGCCGACCGGCTGGCCGCCGCGGTGGACCGGAAGGCGGACGCGGCCGTCGACATCCAGGTCGTGGAACTGCGCGAGCTGGCCGTGGAGATCGCCCACAACCTCACCAACGGCTTCCCGGGGCGGAAGCTGGCGGACGCGCTGGACGCGGTGACGCGGGCGGACGGGCTGATCGCCGTCACTCCGGTGTTCTCGGCCTCGTACAGCGGTCTGTTCAAGTCGTTCTTCGACGTGCTGGAGAAGGACGCGCTGGCGGGGAAGCCGGTGCTGGTCGCCGCGACCGGCGGCTCGGCCCGGCACTCGCTGGTGCTGGAGCACGCGTTGCGGCCGTTGTTCGCGTATCTGCGGGCCGTGGTGGTGCCGACGGCCGTGTACGCGGCCTCGGAGGACTGGGGCGCCGAGGGGCTCGCCGCGCGGGTGGAACGGGCGGCGGGGGAGCTGACCGCTCTGATGTCGGGGCTGTCGGCGCAGCGCCCCCGGGTGCCGAAGCCCTCGGCGGGCGGGTTTGAGGTGGTCCCGTTCGCACAGCAGCTGGACGCGCTCCGGGGTTGA
- a CDS encoding response regulator transcription factor → MPQTVLLAEDDRAIRHALERALTLEGYRVTAVADGVEALAQAHRTPPDVLVLDVMMPGIDGLQVCRVLRAEGDRTPILMLTALVETADRIAGLDAGADDYVVKPFDVEEVFARLRALLRRTGTGTGEQRPPKGLAPVGVRASHVAKEPVLPERQLTAAGLRMDLQARRVWRGTRELELTRTEFELLELLVRNAGIVLDHSTIYDRIWGYDFGPGSKNLAVYVGYLRRKLDEPGASQLIHTVRGVGYVLRED, encoded by the coding sequence GTGCCCCAAACCGTGCTGCTCGCCGAGGACGACCGTGCCATCCGCCATGCCCTGGAGCGGGCCCTGACCCTGGAGGGCTACCGGGTCACCGCGGTCGCCGACGGCGTCGAGGCGCTCGCCCAGGCGCATCGCACGCCGCCGGACGTGCTGGTCCTGGACGTGATGATGCCCGGCATCGACGGCCTCCAGGTGTGCCGGGTGCTGCGCGCCGAGGGGGACCGTACGCCGATCCTGATGCTCACCGCGCTCGTGGAGACCGCCGACCGGATCGCCGGCCTGGACGCGGGCGCCGATGACTACGTCGTCAAGCCGTTCGACGTCGAGGAGGTCTTCGCCCGCCTGCGGGCGCTGCTGCGGCGTACCGGGACGGGCACCGGCGAGCAGCGCCCTCCCAAGGGCCTCGCCCCCGTCGGCGTACGCGCGTCACACGTGGCGAAGGAACCCGTTCTTCCCGAGCGGCAGCTCACCGCGGCCGGGCTGCGGATGGATCTCCAGGCGCGGCGGGTGTGGCGCGGCACGCGGGAGCTGGAACTGACCCGGACCGAGTTCGAGCTGCTGGAACTCCTCGTGCGCAACGCCGGGATCGTCCTTGACCACTCCACGATCTACGACCGTATCTGGGGCTACGACTTCGGCCCGGGTTCCAAGAACCTCGCCGTGTACGTCGGTTATCTGCGCCGCAAGCTCGACGAGCCGGGCGCCTCGCAGCTGATCCACACGGTGCGAGGCGTGGGTTACGTCCTCCGGGAGGACTGA
- a CDS encoding HAMP domain-containing sensor histidine kinase — protein sequence MTVRRAGLASLRTTFAVSFAAVAAGVTVLVGFLSYDAAARLVRVDQQSAFAEVVQDLQDEVRNNTMTPQDFSSSEPGHDIVRPSRTDVQVLGPEGGVVDGGSPALPVTAEDRRVAASPVAGLAVQHKDVAVGQDVYRIATVSLGGRRGQGRGAVQVAQEFSDTEDLLRELQQRTILMMAAVVVAAGLFGWWLARRITHRLRILASAAEDVARTRRLGIQVPVTGADEVGRLGRSFDRMLGRLAQSEEDQRRLVQDAGHELRTPLTSLRTNISLLRRIDELPPATREDLVADLALEARELTDLVNELVDLAAGQSDTEPKQRIDIADIADEVAVVARRRTGRDVVVRAGGETAVDARPAALQRAISNLVENAAKFDRGGTAPIEIAVTGPERARQSGRQGAIRVEVLDRGPGVAEGDLLRLFDRFYRAADARSLPGSGLGLSIVREVAIAHGGAPFANRRDGGGAVIGFTVGGQG from the coding sequence GTGACCGTGCGGAGGGCGGGGCTGGCCTCGCTGCGCACCACCTTCGCCGTGTCGTTCGCCGCGGTCGCCGCCGGGGTGACCGTGCTGGTCGGGTTCCTGTCCTACGACGCCGCCGCGCGGCTGGTCCGGGTGGACCAGCAGTCCGCCTTCGCGGAGGTCGTCCAGGACCTCCAGGACGAGGTGCGGAACAACACGATGACGCCGCAGGACTTCTCGTCGTCCGAGCCGGGGCACGACATCGTCCGGCCCAGCCGCACCGATGTGCAGGTGCTCGGGCCGGAGGGAGGCGTGGTCGACGGCGGTAGTCCGGCGCTGCCCGTCACCGCCGAGGACCGCCGCGTCGCCGCCTCCCCGGTCGCCGGGCTGGCCGTGCAGCACAAGGACGTCGCCGTCGGCCAGGACGTCTACCGCATCGCGACCGTCTCGCTGGGCGGCCGGCGCGGCCAGGGGCGGGGCGCGGTGCAGGTCGCGCAGGAGTTCAGCGACACGGAGGACCTGCTCCGGGAGCTCCAGCAGCGGACGATCCTGATGATGGCCGCGGTCGTCGTCGCGGCCGGGTTGTTCGGGTGGTGGCTGGCCCGGCGGATCACGCACCGGCTGCGCATCCTCGCGTCGGCAGCCGAGGACGTCGCCCGCACCCGCCGCCTCGGCATCCAGGTGCCGGTGACCGGGGCCGACGAGGTGGGCCGCCTCGGCCGGTCCTTCGACCGCATGCTGGGCCGCCTCGCCCAGTCGGAGGAGGACCAGCGCCGACTGGTCCAGGACGCGGGGCACGAGCTCCGCACCCCGCTCACCTCCCTCCGTACGAACATCTCGCTGCTGCGCCGCATCGACGAACTGCCGCCCGCGACCCGGGAGGACCTGGTCGCCGACCTTGCCCTCGAAGCGCGTGAACTCACCGATCTGGTCAACGAGTTGGTGGACCTGGCGGCCGGGCAGTCGGACACCGAGCCCAAGCAGCGGATCGACATCGCCGACATCGCGGACGAGGTCGCGGTGGTGGCCCGGCGGCGCACCGGGCGGGACGTCGTCGTACGGGCGGGCGGCGAGACGGCCGTCGACGCCCGCCCCGCCGCGCTCCAGCGGGCGATCTCCAACCTCGTCGAGAACGCCGCGAAGTTCGACCGGGGCGGCACGGCGCCGATCGAGATCGCCGTCACCGGTCCGGAACGGGCCCGGCAGAGCGGGCGCCAGGGCGCGATCCGGGTCGAGGTGCTCGACCGGGGGCCAGGGGTCGCCGAGGGCGATCTGCTGCGCCTGTTCGACCGCTTCTACCGTGCCGCCGACGCCCGTAGCCTCCCGGGTTCGGGCCTCGGGCTGTCGATCGTCCGGGAGGTCGCCATCGCCCACGGCGGGGCCCCCTTCGCGAACCGGCGGGACGGGGGCGGGGCGGTCATCGGGTTCACCGTGGGCGGGCAGGGGTGA
- a CDS encoding DUF305 domain-containing protein: MRKTRKTLVVMAATAALALTLTACGSDDGNSDSSSAAGAGSSSEAEGYNAQDVTFAQGMIPHHKGALEMAEEAADKASSAEVKSLAARIEKAQAPEIEAMTGWLRTWGKEVPTSTASMPGMESMEGTESMPGMDHGATGTEFDKNFLTMMIEHHKGAVTMATTEKAKGEYGPATSMADDVIRTQNAEITEMTKLLGKN; the protein is encoded by the coding sequence ATGCGCAAAACCCGCAAGACCCTCGTCGTCATGGCCGCCACCGCCGCGCTCGCCCTCACGCTCACCGCGTGCGGCAGCGACGACGGCAACAGCGACAGCAGCAGCGCCGCAGGCGCGGGGAGCAGCAGCGAGGCCGAGGGCTACAACGCCCAGGACGTCACCTTCGCGCAGGGCATGATCCCCCACCACAAGGGCGCCCTGGAGATGGCGGAAGAGGCAGCCGACAAGGCGTCGTCGGCCGAGGTCAAGTCCCTCGCCGCGCGCATCGAGAAGGCCCAGGCACCGGAGATCGAGGCCATGACCGGCTGGCTGAGGACCTGGGGCAAGGAAGTCCCGACGTCGACGGCGTCGATGCCCGGCATGGAGTCCATGGAAGGGACGGAATCGATGCCCGGCATGGATCACGGTGCCACCGGCACGGAGTTCGACAAGAACTTCCTGACCATGATGATCGAGCACCACAAGGGCGCCGTGACGATGGCCACCACCGAGAAGGCCAAGGGCGAGTACGGCCCCGCGACCTCCATGGCCGACGACGTCATCCGCACCCAGAACGCCGAGATCACCGAGATGACCAAGCTCCTCGGCAAGAACTGA